One window from the genome of Crassostrea angulata isolate pt1a10 chromosome 2, ASM2561291v2, whole genome shotgun sequence encodes:
- the LOC128170627 gene encoding olfactory receptor 2T1-like, translating into MANTYIVIAASILFCIGLIGNSITVCFVAVSKRLHTPTYVLIGCLAVSDVLASVTRYVQIFYRYIFKEYSHLRIYGIFTFLFLHSAFFHMVLVSYVRFVFITNPLRSLTLTCKRILWMSLAVRISSIVVSIGYGAVIVLKIMNIISLETADLAEVGFVMYVCGLPFIIVVVFNVRKLYYLYNQTANVRRTRITNSMSLMFWIIIMIYLLSTIYPLFYIIDYAVLKERSLLNRRLDFVHNMFSFSLLVYNCLNPLIYFMFSPPVLRLLSRLRKCCNHGTDPRISNPRSCSQVE; encoded by the coding sequence ATGGCTAATACGTATATTGTTATTGCTGCATCGATTTTGTTCTGCATTGGATTAATTGGAAATTCTATCACCGTGTGTTTTGTTGCTGTATCCAAACGGCTGCATACTCCAACATACGTCCTGATTGGATGCCTAGCAGTGTCTGACGTACTCGCCTCCGTGACGCGATATGTTCAGATATTTtacagatatatttttaaagaatattcacatttaCGTATATATGGGATATTCACCTTTTTATTTCTTCACTCGGCATTTTTCCATATGGTGTTAGTATCATATGtacgttttgttttcattacaaaTCCTCTTCGCAGTTTGACTCTGACTTGTAAACGAATTTTGTGGATGTCTTTAGCCGTTAGGATAAGCTCTATTGTCGTTTCCATCGGATACGGAGCGGTTATAGTGCtaaaaataatgaacataatATCTTTGGAAACAGCAGATTTAGCTGAGGTTGGGTTTGTCATGTATGTTTGTGGATTACCATTTATTATTGTAGTAGTTTTCAATGTTCGAAAGCTGTATTATCTGTATAACCAAACAGCTAATGTACGACGAACCAGAATAACAAACTCGATGTCGTTGATGTTTTGGATTATTATCATGATTTATCTCCTTAGCACAATATATCCTTTATTCTACATAATCGACTATGCAGTGTTAAAAGAAAGGTCACTTCTAAATAGAAGATTAGACTTTGTtcataatatgttttctttttcattgcttgtttataattgtttgaatcctttgatatatttcatgttttcaccTCCTGTCTTAAGACTTCTCTCCCGATTAAGAAAATGTTGTAATCATGGCACAGATCCACGCATAAGCAATCCTAGGTCTTGTTCACAAGTGGAATAG